A single window of Carassius gibelio isolate Cgi1373 ecotype wild population from Czech Republic chromosome A19, carGib1.2-hapl.c, whole genome shotgun sequence DNA harbors:
- the LOC127935712 gene encoding zinc finger protein 516 isoform X1: MEMERLDIVEEESFSKGHQESKKSRGHTCELCGRSFPFLSSLSQHMRKHTGEKPYKCPHCEHRSAQKGSLKAHIRSHKLDGLSQSTGGEEEDMDEEGEGEKEGGVPEDQGGCSSPTESTSACNKVVSGEDATKTRKKGGKKERTSGENSKQSVQCTLCRKRLSSLAELEQHMQELHKVFRCDLCPYETLQEDQLQAHIEKVHPIEEESATKASVGEDADCVLGKGEFPCEQCDQVFTQAWFLKGHMKKHQNSLHHGCRICGRRFREPWFLRSHMKTHNTKVKPKSDSYLPATVNEVAQDESNLVNEVCLYELCAKCGNFFHNSKGLLLHEQVHRNVERAPNNTFCSDKDFTSVTKTSFLECLNLKPAGHEENPTEGTLGKRIPELDPVSSYQAWQLATRGKVVEVSEKNLGWEERLADADVAYDREKGEYVLLRQDKRKKSLDAMASIPTKKRRGAGTQGSNTDQHSNGEKNVQVSIGERSPENLSDTEYRPTSRPSRKNSQKTSECLECGKGFRTQQQMVIHMLIRHGGLGETIGGNGLFRKAASSPSKAGESAGLFRDTDKKPYTCEHCDFCTSEPSAIAAHVQTHHMAIRNWDQRSDALTSSLSQSQPHQTNHKGFPRLRNALLQQPNSPYSSSTHLERAALSNAASKTEEEKNKGLEDSSTSDKVDANLINLSMEVDNEKEGVSSTLLKSLVRHQCPYCSYATLYPEVLWIHQRIAHKVDSTTLVPKWAPRNGLKGPKSLLDFKRRTGAPPFLEGKDCPSLPQMRTSRTFPPDGSPGGMKKSKPLTSSAESSSSQSKTWQAATAPGASSHSSKHKTIKSRTDELAGSKHKADIHQNSSSRRTASPQKTGNTKTGSRVMESSLLPQEGLHFMLSSKHKLSDQRGSKAHAPQTPDRSDSQAQDTPSMAGYDPWSRLGLRGPSSHAQSKRQSMTDGPEPVTDILSFLKNCSPHDLAALYHHWGLNNVMAEQAGLARSGSQQGEYVCPVCRKSFNQPSHYRTHMRSHTGERPFQCRYCPYSASQKGNLKTHVQTVHRLAFDNTQYPDRRLRQAPTNEPTDTSRPH; encoded by the exons ATGGAGATGGAACGGCTGGACATTGTAGAGGAGGAGTCCTTCTCCAAGGGTCACCAGGAAAGCAAGAAGAGTAGGGGTCACACTTGTGAACTCTGTGGAAGAAGTTTCCCTTTCCTCAGCTCCTTGTCCCAGCACATGAGAAAGCACACTGGGGAGAAACCATACAAGTGTCCTCACTGTGAACACCGCTCAGCCCAGAAGGGTAGCTTAAAGGCCCACATTCGCAGTCACAAACTGGATGGCCTTAGCCAGAGCACCGGTGGTGAGGAGGAAGACATGGACGAAGAAGGGGAAGGGGAAAAGGAAGGAGGGGTGCCAGAAGATCAAGGTGGTTGCTCCAGTCCGACTGAGAGTACCTCGGCCTGCAACAAGGTTGTGAGCGGTGAGGATGCGACCAAAACAAGGAAGAAAGGCGGGAAGAAGGAAAGAACCTCTGGTGAGAATAGCAAACAGTCAGTGCAATGCACACTGTGCAGGAAGAGACTATCCAGTCTTGCAGAGCTTGAACAACATATGCAAGAGCTTCACAAGGTCTTTCGATGTGACCTGTGCCCTTATGAGACTTTGCAGGAGGACCAACTGCAGGCTCATATTGAGAAAGTACATCCTATCGAGGAGGAATCTGCCACCAAAGCCTCTGTCGGTGAGGATGCTGACTGTGTACTTGGTAAAGGCGAGTTCCCATGTGAACAATGTGACCAGGTGTTCACCCAGGCCTGGTTTCTGAAAGGTCACATGAAAAAGCATCAAAACAGTCTGCATCATGGGTGCCGGATCTGTGGACGCCGCTTTCGTGAGCCCTGGTTCCTTCGTAGCCACATGAAGACCCACAACACCAAGGTAAAACCAAAGAGTGACTCTTACCTTCCAGCTACTGTCAATGAGGTGGCGCAGGATGAGTCGAACCTGGTGAACGAAGTGTGTCTCTATGAACTCTGTGCCAAGTGTGGTAACTTCTTCCACAACAGCAAGGGCCTGCTGTTGCACGAGCAGGTCCACAGAAATGTTGAGCGGGCTCCTAACAACACCTTCTGCAGTGATAAAGACTTCACATCTGTCACCAAGACGAGCTTCTTGGAATGCCTAAACTTGAAACCAGCAGGACATGAAGAGAACCCCACTGAGGGAACTCTAGGGAAAAGAATCCCAGAGCTGGATCCAGTTAGTAGCTACCAGGCTTGGCAACTTGCCACCAGAGGCAAAGTGGTGGAGGTATCGGAGAAGAACCTGGGTTGGGAAGAGAGGTTAGCCGATGCAGATGTAGCATATGACAGGGAAAAAGGCGAGTATGTCTTGCTGAGACAGGACAAGCGGAAGAAGTCACTTGATGCCATGGCGAGTATCCCAACCAAGAAACGGAGAGGGGCTGGGACCCAAGGCTCCAATACAGATCAACACAGCAATGGAGAAAAGAATGTCCAGGTCTCGATAGGTGAGCGAAGCCCAGAGAATCTGAGTGACACTGAGTACCGGCCTACTTCTCGCCCTAGTCGTAAGAATTCCCAGAAAACCTCAGAGTGCTTGGAGTGCGGAAAGGGCTTCCGCACACAGCAACAGATGGTGATCCACATGCTCATCAGACATGGTGGTTTGGGTGAAACCATTGGTGGAAATGGACTGTTCCGTAAAGCAGCGTCCAGCCCATCTAAAGCAGGTGAATCAGCAGGACTCTTCAGGGACACAG ATAAAAAGCCATACACCTGTGAGCACTGTGACTTTTGCACCTCGGAGCCCTCTGCCATCGCTGCCCATGTCCAAACACATCATATGGCAATCAGGAACTGGGACCAGAGGAGTGATGCCTTAACCAGCTCACTCAGCCAAAGCCAACCTCACCAAACTAACCACAAGGGCTTCCCAAGGCTGAGAAATGCCCTGCTGCAGCAGCCCAATTCGCCCTACTCCAGCTCAACTCACCTGGAGAGGGCAGCACTGAGCAATGCTGCGTCAAAGACTGAGGAGGAAAAGAACAAGGGGTTAGAAGACAGTAGCACCTCGGATAAAGTGGATGCTAATCTCATTAATCTCTCCATGGAGGTGGATAATGAAAAAGAAGGTGTTTCTTCCACATTATTGAAAAGTTTGGTTCGACACCAGTGTCCTTACTGTTCCTATGCAACACTCTATCCTGAAGTTCTCTGGATACACCAACGAATTGCGCACAAAGTTGACAGCACTACGTTGGTGCCTAAGTGGGCTCCGAGAAATGGCCTCAAGGGGCCCAAATCACTTCTCGATTTCAAGAGACGCACCGGGGCGCCTCCGTTTCTGGAGGGTAAGGACTGCCCCTCTCTGCCACAGATGAGAACTTCCCGAACGTTTCCACCTGATGGCAGCCCTGGAGGGATGAAGAAATCAAAACCTCTGACAAGTAGTGCAGAGTCCAGCTCCTCGCAAAGCAAGACCTGGCAAGCAGCCACAGCACCGGGGGCATCATCTCACTCGTCCAAGCACAAGACCATCAAGTCCAGGACAGATGAGTTGGCAGGAAGTAAACACAAAGCGGACATCCATCAAAACAGTTCCTCGCGGCGTACGGCAAGTCCTCAGAAGACTGGAAACACAAAGACAGGAAGCAGAGTGATGGAGAGTAGTCTGCTACCTCAAGAGGGACTTCATTTTATGCTCTCTAGCAAACACAAACTCTCAGATCAGAGGGGCTCCAAAGCCCATGCTCCTCAGACCCCCGACAGGTCTGATTCTCAAGCTCAGGATACACCGTCCATGGCTGGGTATGACCCCTGGAGCAGACTTGGCCTGAGAGGCCCGTCCTCTCATGCCCAGTCCAAGAGACAGTCGATGACTGATGGTCCCGAACCTGTGACAGACATCCTGAGTTTCTTGAAGAACTGCAGTCCTCACGATCTAGCTGCCCTCTACCACCACTGGGGCTTAAACAACGTCATGGCAGAGCAAGCAG
- the LOC127935712 gene encoding zinc finger protein 516 isoform X2, with the protein MEMERLDIVEEESFSKGHQESKKSRGHTCELCGRSFPFLSSLSQHMRKHTGEKPYKCPHCEHRSAQKGSLKAHIRSHKLDGLSQSTGGEEEDMDEEGEGEKEGGVPEDQGGCSSPTESTSACNKVVSGEDATKTRKKGGKKERTSGENSKQSVQCTLCRKRLSSLAELEQHMQELHKVFRCDLCPYETLQEDQLQAHIEKVHPIEEESATKASVGEDADCVLGKGEFPCEQCDQVFTQAWFLKGHMKKHQNSLHHGCRICGRRFREPWFLRSHMKTHNTKVKPKSDSYLPATVNEVAQDESNLVNEVCLYELCAKCGNFFHNSKGLLLHEQVHRNVERAPNNTFCSDKDFTSVTKTSFLECLNLKPAGHEENPTEGTLGKRIPELDPVSSYQAWQLATRGKVVEVSEKNLGWEERLADADVAYDREKGEYVLLRQDKRKKSLDAMASIPTKKRRGAGTQGSNTDQHSNGEKNVQVSIGERSPENLSDTEYRPTSRPSRKNSQKTSECLECGKGFRTQQQMVIHMLIRHGGLGETIGGNGLFRKAASSPSKAGESAGLFRDTDKKPYTCEHCDFCTSEPSAIAAHVQTHHMAIRNWDQRSDALTSSLSQSQPHQTNHKGFPRLRNALLQQPNSPYSSSTHLERAALSNAASKTEEEKNKGLEDSSTSDKVDANLINLSMEVDNEKEGVSSTLLKSLVRHQCPYCSYATLYPEVLWIHQRIAHKVDSTTLVPKWAPRNGLKGPKSLLDFKRRTGAPPFLEGKDCPSLPQMRTSRTFPPDGSPGGMKKSKPLTSSAESSSSQSKTWQAATAPGASSHSSKHKTIKSRTDELAGSKHKADIHQNSSSRRTASPQKTGNTKTGSRVMESSLLPQEGLHFMLSSKHKLSDQRGSKAHAPQTPDRSDSQAQDTPSMAGYDPWSRLGLRGPSSHAQSKRQSMTDGPEPVTDILSFLKNCSPHDLAALYHHWGLNNVMAEQAGLARSGSQQGEYVCPVCRKSFNQPSHYRTHMRSHTVMFESSGLMGPGVHPLQKPPNK; encoded by the exons ATGGAGATGGAACGGCTGGACATTGTAGAGGAGGAGTCCTTCTCCAAGGGTCACCAGGAAAGCAAGAAGAGTAGGGGTCACACTTGTGAACTCTGTGGAAGAAGTTTCCCTTTCCTCAGCTCCTTGTCCCAGCACATGAGAAAGCACACTGGGGAGAAACCATACAAGTGTCCTCACTGTGAACACCGCTCAGCCCAGAAGGGTAGCTTAAAGGCCCACATTCGCAGTCACAAACTGGATGGCCTTAGCCAGAGCACCGGTGGTGAGGAGGAAGACATGGACGAAGAAGGGGAAGGGGAAAAGGAAGGAGGGGTGCCAGAAGATCAAGGTGGTTGCTCCAGTCCGACTGAGAGTACCTCGGCCTGCAACAAGGTTGTGAGCGGTGAGGATGCGACCAAAACAAGGAAGAAAGGCGGGAAGAAGGAAAGAACCTCTGGTGAGAATAGCAAACAGTCAGTGCAATGCACACTGTGCAGGAAGAGACTATCCAGTCTTGCAGAGCTTGAACAACATATGCAAGAGCTTCACAAGGTCTTTCGATGTGACCTGTGCCCTTATGAGACTTTGCAGGAGGACCAACTGCAGGCTCATATTGAGAAAGTACATCCTATCGAGGAGGAATCTGCCACCAAAGCCTCTGTCGGTGAGGATGCTGACTGTGTACTTGGTAAAGGCGAGTTCCCATGTGAACAATGTGACCAGGTGTTCACCCAGGCCTGGTTTCTGAAAGGTCACATGAAAAAGCATCAAAACAGTCTGCATCATGGGTGCCGGATCTGTGGACGCCGCTTTCGTGAGCCCTGGTTCCTTCGTAGCCACATGAAGACCCACAACACCAAGGTAAAACCAAAGAGTGACTCTTACCTTCCAGCTACTGTCAATGAGGTGGCGCAGGATGAGTCGAACCTGGTGAACGAAGTGTGTCTCTATGAACTCTGTGCCAAGTGTGGTAACTTCTTCCACAACAGCAAGGGCCTGCTGTTGCACGAGCAGGTCCACAGAAATGTTGAGCGGGCTCCTAACAACACCTTCTGCAGTGATAAAGACTTCACATCTGTCACCAAGACGAGCTTCTTGGAATGCCTAAACTTGAAACCAGCAGGACATGAAGAGAACCCCACTGAGGGAACTCTAGGGAAAAGAATCCCAGAGCTGGATCCAGTTAGTAGCTACCAGGCTTGGCAACTTGCCACCAGAGGCAAAGTGGTGGAGGTATCGGAGAAGAACCTGGGTTGGGAAGAGAGGTTAGCCGATGCAGATGTAGCATATGACAGGGAAAAAGGCGAGTATGTCTTGCTGAGACAGGACAAGCGGAAGAAGTCACTTGATGCCATGGCGAGTATCCCAACCAAGAAACGGAGAGGGGCTGGGACCCAAGGCTCCAATACAGATCAACACAGCAATGGAGAAAAGAATGTCCAGGTCTCGATAGGTGAGCGAAGCCCAGAGAATCTGAGTGACACTGAGTACCGGCCTACTTCTCGCCCTAGTCGTAAGAATTCCCAGAAAACCTCAGAGTGCTTGGAGTGCGGAAAGGGCTTCCGCACACAGCAACAGATGGTGATCCACATGCTCATCAGACATGGTGGTTTGGGTGAAACCATTGGTGGAAATGGACTGTTCCGTAAAGCAGCGTCCAGCCCATCTAAAGCAGGTGAATCAGCAGGACTCTTCAGGGACACAG ATAAAAAGCCATACACCTGTGAGCACTGTGACTTTTGCACCTCGGAGCCCTCTGCCATCGCTGCCCATGTCCAAACACATCATATGGCAATCAGGAACTGGGACCAGAGGAGTGATGCCTTAACCAGCTCACTCAGCCAAAGCCAACCTCACCAAACTAACCACAAGGGCTTCCCAAGGCTGAGAAATGCCCTGCTGCAGCAGCCCAATTCGCCCTACTCCAGCTCAACTCACCTGGAGAGGGCAGCACTGAGCAATGCTGCGTCAAAGACTGAGGAGGAAAAGAACAAGGGGTTAGAAGACAGTAGCACCTCGGATAAAGTGGATGCTAATCTCATTAATCTCTCCATGGAGGTGGATAATGAAAAAGAAGGTGTTTCTTCCACATTATTGAAAAGTTTGGTTCGACACCAGTGTCCTTACTGTTCCTATGCAACACTCTATCCTGAAGTTCTCTGGATACACCAACGAATTGCGCACAAAGTTGACAGCACTACGTTGGTGCCTAAGTGGGCTCCGAGAAATGGCCTCAAGGGGCCCAAATCACTTCTCGATTTCAAGAGACGCACCGGGGCGCCTCCGTTTCTGGAGGGTAAGGACTGCCCCTCTCTGCCACAGATGAGAACTTCCCGAACGTTTCCACCTGATGGCAGCCCTGGAGGGATGAAGAAATCAAAACCTCTGACAAGTAGTGCAGAGTCCAGCTCCTCGCAAAGCAAGACCTGGCAAGCAGCCACAGCACCGGGGGCATCATCTCACTCGTCCAAGCACAAGACCATCAAGTCCAGGACAGATGAGTTGGCAGGAAGTAAACACAAAGCGGACATCCATCAAAACAGTTCCTCGCGGCGTACGGCAAGTCCTCAGAAGACTGGAAACACAAAGACAGGAAGCAGAGTGATGGAGAGTAGTCTGCTACCTCAAGAGGGACTTCATTTTATGCTCTCTAGCAAACACAAACTCTCAGATCAGAGGGGCTCCAAAGCCCATGCTCCTCAGACCCCCGACAGGTCTGATTCTCAAGCTCAGGATACACCGTCCATGGCTGGGTATGACCCCTGGAGCAGACTTGGCCTGAGAGGCCCGTCCTCTCATGCCCAGTCCAAGAGACAGTCGATGACTGATGGTCCCGAACCTGTGACAGACATCCTGAGTTTCTTGAAGAACTGCAGTCCTCACGATCTAGCTGCCCTCTACCACCACTGGGGCTTAAACAACGTCATGGCAGAGCAAGCAG